CCCCCTTGCATTTATGCGCGGCAGGACCTTGAACGATGCCTTTGTAATTCTTGATGAAGCCCAAAACACAGCTTCCGAGCAGATGAAGATGTTTCTTACGCGTCTTGGATTTTCTTCGAAGACCGTTATTACCGGTGACATTACACAGATTGACCTCGCAGATAAGAAGACAAGCGGTCTCGTGGAGATACAGAGAATCCTGAAGGGGATCAAGGGCATTAAGTTTGTTTACTTTACAGAGAAAGATGTGGTAAGACATCCGCTCGTCCAGAAGATCATCAAGGCATATGAAACAAGGAAAACAGACTCAGAAGGTTTGAACGATGCAGAATGGAAAGGATAAACCCCCTTCGTATTTTTACTACAGAAAATTTCTGATACTCTTCGCGCTCTCGCTCCTGCTGTCATGTATCATCAACATACAACAACCGTACACGCCAGGCGAATATCAGCTTGGTGATGTAGCAAGGGAGAACGTCAAATCCCCTGCTGACCTGTATGCGCCGCAGGGCGATATCGCTATCAAAAAAGGCGAGATTATTGTCAGGGAAGGCGAAAGGATCAACGAAGAACACCTGCGGAAGCTCTCCACCTTCAGCCCGCCAGACAAGAGGAGAGGTTTTCCCCTGGAGAGGTTTCTCGTGGTGTTCTTTATACTGTTTTTGTTTGTAGCGGTGTTATACGAATACGGCGAAAAAAATATTAAAAAATTCTCACTCACACAAAAAGACCTGATATTTTGTGCCGCCCTTACCCTTTTCGCGATCTTTTTGGTAAGAGGGTTCTCCCTGGTTTTTAAATATTATGTCCCGAATCATACCTCCGAGCTATTTTATATCATCCCCGTCTTTTTGTACGGGATCATCCTCAGGGTTGTCCTCTTTTCTGAGGTCGCCATTCTCTTTTCAATGGTCTTTGCGATCGCCATGAGCCTCTCTTTTGAGAGCAGCATGACAGTCCTTTTGTATGCGTTCCTTGGCAACGTTCTTGCTTCTTATTTTTCAGGAAAATGCGAAAACAGGAATACGATCCTCAAGGCAGGACTTTACACATCCTTTGTCATAAGTTTTTTTGTTCTCCTGCTCGATATCTTATTGGGACAATCTCTTTCAAACCTGCCCATGAAGATCGCCTTCATCGTCCTGAACGGCATTGCGAGCAGCTTCATCGCCCTCGGGCTTTTACCCGTTATCGAGCATGTCTTTGATTACACGACTGACATCAAACTGCTTGAGCTTGCCAACTTTGAGCATCCGCTTCTGGAAGAGATGATGGTCGATGCCCCCGGCACATACCATCACAGCGTTATTGTCGGAAACCTCTCAAAGGCAGCCGCAGAGAGCATCGGGGCCCATCCCCTGCTTACGCGGGTGGCGGCATACTACCATGATATCGGGAAGCTCAAGATGCCCCATTATTTCATAGAAAACAGAACGGATGTTGAAGATCCACATAAAGATTTAACGCCAAGCATGAGCGCGCTCATTATCCTTAACCATGTAAAGGAAGGGGTTGAGCTTGCAGAAAGGTATAAACTCGGAAGGAAGATTACCGAGGTCATACAGCAGCACCACGGGAAGAGTCTCGTCAGTTATTTTTACAGCAAAGCAAAGGAGCTTGAAGACCCGAAGCTGCATACTATCAAGGAACAGGATTTTAGATATGCAGGGCCGAAGCCCCAGACAAAAGAGACGGGCATCATCATGCTGGCAGACGCAGTGGAGGCAGCCTCCAGGGTCCTCGACGATCCTACGCCGAAACGGATAGAAAGTCATGTGCAAGGTATTATCGAAAATATATTCCTTGACGGACAGCTCGATGAATCGGAACTTACGCTGAAAGACCTCAATGCGATCCAGAAGAGCTTTATCGCGATCCTCCTTGGCATATTTCACCATAGGATTGAATATCCTGAAAGGACACAAAATGGCGGTGTTGATAAAAAACTCTCAAAGATCGATAACGATAAACAGCAGGAGCGTCAAAAGGCTTACAAAAAAATTACTAACCTTTTCAGGTCTTCAGGGTAAGGATATCAGCATACTTTTTGTCAACAACAGAAAAATCACGGCATTAAACAGCAGGTTTTTCGGGAAACAATACCCGACGAATGTCATCTCCTTTTCGTATATTGATGGATTGCCCGGTGAGATCGCCGGTGAAATCATAATCTCGATTGAGAAGGCGCGAGAAGAGGCGGAACAATCAGGTGTTCATTTCTATGAGAGGCTCTTTGCCCTTATCATTCACGGTCTGCTTCATATAACGGGTCATGACCATGAAGGAGAAAAGAATCAGGGCCGAAGAATGAGATACCGGGAGAAAAAGCTCCTCGACTTTATCGTTTCCCATGATGTATATAAACGGATGATTTCAGAACGGGCAGCATGATGACCAATGTATCAACCGATGGAACCCGAAGCAAGTTTTCGTCCTTCGTCCTTCGTCCTTCGGTCCTCGGTCCTTACCTCCCGTCTTTATATCTCAGTTGTATCTCCGGTGTCCTCCTT
The DNA window shown above is from Syntrophorhabdaceae bacterium and carries:
- a CDS encoding HDIG domain-containing protein, with translation MQNGKDKPPSYFYYRKFLILFALSLLLSCIINIQQPYTPGEYQLGDVARENVKSPADLYAPQGDIAIKKGEIIVREGERINEEHLRKLSTFSPPDKRRGFPLERFLVVFFILFLFVAVLYEYGEKNIKKFSLTQKDLIFCAALTLFAIFLVRGFSLVFKYYVPNHTSELFYIIPVFLYGIILRVVLFSEVAILFSMVFAIAMSLSFESSMTVLLYAFLGNVLASYFSGKCENRNTILKAGLYTSFVISFFVLLLDILLGQSLSNLPMKIAFIVLNGIASSFIALGLLPVIEHVFDYTTDIKLLELANFEHPLLEEMMVDAPGTYHHSVIVGNLSKAAAESIGAHPLLTRVAAYYHDIGKLKMPHYFIENRTDVEDPHKDLTPSMSALIILNHVKEGVELAERYKLGRKITEVIQQHHGKSLVSYFYSKAKELEDPKLHTIKEQDFRYAGPKPQTKETGIIMLADAVEAASRVLDDPTPKRIESHVQGIIENIFLDGQLDESELTLKDLNAIQKSFIAILLGIFHHRIEYPERTQNGGVDKKLSKIDNDKQQERQKAYKKITNLFRSSG
- the ybeY gene encoding rRNA maturation RNase YbeY, which codes for MAVLIKNSQRSITINSRSVKRLTKKLLTFSGLQGKDISILFVNNRKITALNSRFFGKQYPTNVISFSYIDGLPGEIAGEIIISIEKAREEAEQSGVHFYERLFALIIHGLLHITGHDHEGEKNQGRRMRYREKKLLDFIVSHDVYKRMISERAA